The genomic stretch GCACACATACGGCCGCGACATCACAAGCCGCGAACCGCTGGAATGGGCGAAGGAAGCTGTGGACAGAGGGGCGGGAGAAATACTACTGACCAGCGTCGATCAGGAAGGAACCGGTAACGGCTATGATCTGGAACTCATACATATGCTGGCTTCCTCCCTGCCGGTTCCCGTCATTGCCAGCGGCGGCGCGGGACGACTTGAACATCTCCTTGATGCCGCCACCACGGGCATGGCGGATGCCATTTCGCTGGCCTCGATGCTGCATTATGACCGATTGCAGAATGTTGTGGATTCCGAGAACTACGCATCGGAAGGAAATACGTCCTACATTGCGCTCCAACGGGGCAAGTCAACAGAATTTCTAAAGCAAAAAATCCGTCCAACCAGCATCCTCGACATCAAACATTTTCTGCTCGCCAACAACATCCAAACCCGACTCATTTAGTACCGATCATGAACACAGTTCACATCATAGACTACGGCATAGGCAACATCTTCAACATCCGAAGAGCGGTAGCCGATGCGGGGGGCAATCCAGTGCTGACGTCACGCCCCGAGGATCTTGCCGCTGCCGATAAAGTCATCCTACCGGGCGTTGGGGCCTTTGGAAATGCCATGCAGAGCCTTGCCCTCAACGGCATGGACGAGGCTATCAAAACATTCGTCACCTCGGGTAAACCGCTGCTCGGCATCTGCCTTGGAATGCAATTGCTCTTTTCCCGAAGCGATGAATTCGGGGATCATACAGGACTGGACCTTGTACCCGGTTCAGTCGAACGGCTGCCCATTACGGACGGCTCCAAACTGCCGCACATCGGCTGGAGCAAGCTCTTGTGCCCCACGGAAGAAGCCACGGCTTGGAATGAAGGTCTATTCAAGGGCTTGACGATGGAAAGCTACGCCTACTTTGTGCACTCCTTTGCGGCAAAGCCCTTGTCACCTGAGCATGTCCTTTCGTATTCCAGCTATGGGCACAGTCTCTTTTGCAGCACCGTATCCCGTGATAATGTTTGGGGATGCCAGTTCCATCCCGAACTGAGCTTCAATACTGGCAAAGCCATCTTTCAGAATTTTCTTGCAGTCTAAATGTCTTCTCACCTAGCAGGAGCAACAGGAGATCATCATGGATAAGCTTTTTCATACCCCTCTTCCTGAACTACCGACCATAGACAAACAACTCGGCAATATCCCGCAGGACGTGTTTTTTTGCACCAAGTGTGTCACGTCCAACCAGCGTCCCCGTATAACATTCAATGATCAGGGGATTTGCAGCGCATGTCAGTGGCATGAGGAAAAAGAAACCCTCGACTGGAACGAACGCGAACGGATGCTCGTGGAACTGCTGGACAAGCACCGTTCCAAGAACGGTCAGTTTGACTGTCTTGTCCCCTCCAGCGGCGGCAAAGATTCCGGGTTCGTCGCCCACATGCTCAAGTACCGTTACGGCATGAATCCCCTTACGGTTACGTGGTCCCCGTTCATGTACACCGATATCGGCTTCAGAAACTTCAACAACATGATTCATACCGGGTTTGACAACATTCAGTTCACCCCAAACGGGATATTCCACAGAAAGCTGTCCAGAATTTCATTTGAGTGCAACGGTGACAACTTCGACCCATTTGTGTACGGACAGAAATCATTCGTCTTCAACATTGCCATCCGATTCAACATCCCGCTCATCTTCTACGGCGAGAACGGCGATCTGGAATACGGTGGCAGCATGCATTCCAAAAACAAATCCCACGAAGACATATCCGACTGGACCAACACCTACTTCAAGGGCAGCGGCGTTCAGAACCTTGTCTCCATCGGCCTTGAGAATGGCATCTTCACAAAAGATGAGATTGCTAGGCAGAACACCGAATTCTACCGAGCGCCGGACCCCGAACAGGTGAACAAGCTCGGCGCTGAAATGCACTGGTTCTCGTTCTATAAAAAATGGATCCCGCAGGAAAACTACTACTATTGCGTGGAAAACACCGGATTCGAAACCAACACAGAACGGTCCGAGGGTACCTATACCAAGTACGCCAGCCTTGATGACAAGACCGATGGCTTCCATTATTATATGGGATACATCAAGTTCGGTATGGGCAGAACCACCCGTGACGCCTCCATGGAGATTCGCAACAAGCACATTACCCGTGAAGAAGCGGTGGCGCTGGTCAACAAGTACGACGGTGAATACCCCAACAAACACCTTGAAGATTTCTGCCGTTACATCGACATCTCCAAGGAACACCTTGATGCCGTTATCGACAAATTCCGCCCGATCCACCTGTGGGAAAAGGTGGACAACGTGTGGCGCCTGAAGCACAGCGTAGCCTAAACACCATGGCGGCGGCTCCTTTTCCTGCGAAAGGAGTCCGCCGGTTTCGTGGTGCCTCTCCCGATATTCCGACCCGACAGCCGCGGAAACGCAACACAAGGCACCGCATTCCCCAGTATTCAATACCGGAGCACAGTATTCATGAAAGAAACAGTTAAGAAGGCCGTACGCGCCCTGACCGTGGTAAGCACCGTGCTCGCGTACCCTTTCACGGCAGCATTCTTCTGGGTCAACCGATGGGTTCTCGACAATGACTTTGTGCTGCGCCAATACCCCAGACTGGGCAAGCCGTCCTACTGGGCCGTTCCTTTTGTCGCATTCTACCATCTGGTAGGCATCATCCACAGCGGGTTCAAGGCCAGTTATTCCAACTACGCCATCAAACAGTACCACCGCCTTACTCCGCTGCACTATGCCCCTGGAGGCCGCGGATACCTTTCGCTGAAGGACCTGTCGGAAGCCGAAAAAACCGAAAAATACCAGTCACTCGTAAGCCGGGCATCCATGGTCTTGGACAAGGCGGGCATGCTTGCCCTCTACCGCGACGGTGATTCCTTTCTTGATGCAGGATGCGGCATGGGGAAGAACATCCGTTTCCTTTCACAGGCCTATCCCAACTCCAAGATTACGGGCTTCGACATTAATGAGTCCGCCCTTGATCTGATCAAGTCGGCTGAGAAGAACCCGAATGTCACTGTAGAAAAGGGCAGCATTCTTGAGCCGGCATACATGGCCTCGCTTCCCGCCAACGGATTTGACCATGTCATCATGTCCCATGTTATGGGGTTCATATGCGTTGAAAACGAGAAGGTTACAGCAGAGATTCGTCAGTCGATAGTTGACAACCTTGTCCGCGTTGCAAACAAATCCTTTCTCCTTCTTGACTCACATTCCTCTTGCAAGGCGATGACCGTTGAAATCGAGCAGAAAAACCGCTGTCGCATTTACGACAACCTGACACGCTACTTCGAAAAGCATCTCAACACTGGTGAACTGTACCTGGTCCCCTCACCAGAAACAACCGGGTTCTACTATGTTAAACGATAAATCCATTCTCATCACCG from Desulfovibrio psychrotolerans encodes the following:
- the hisF gene encoding imidazole glycerol phosphate synthase subunit HisF encodes the protein MSTTNPIRIIPRLDIKGPNLIKSIHLEGLRVLGKPEFFATKYCEQGADEIIYIDSVASLYGRNNLHEIVSRTASNISIPLTVGGGIRSLDDAYHLLRSGADKVAINTSLFEKPGLISEVAKRFGSQCVVVYIEAKKVDNRYRCMHTYGRDITSREPLEWAKEAVDRGAGEILLTSVDQEGTGNGYDLELIHMLASSLPVPVIASGGAGRLEHLLDAATTGMADAISLASMLHYDRLQNVVDSENYASEGNTSYIALQRGKSTEFLKQKIRPTSILDIKHFLLANNIQTRLI
- the hisH gene encoding imidazole glycerol phosphate synthase subunit HisH, which translates into the protein MNTVHIIDYGIGNIFNIRRAVADAGGNPVLTSRPEDLAAADKVILPGVGAFGNAMQSLALNGMDEAIKTFVTSGKPLLGICLGMQLLFSRSDEFGDHTGLDLVPGSVERLPITDGSKLPHIGWSKLLCPTEEATAWNEGLFKGLTMESYAYFVHSFAAKPLSPEHVLSYSSYGHSLFCSTVSRDNVWGCQFHPELSFNTGKAIFQNFLAV
- a CDS encoding N-acetyl sugar amidotransferase; protein product: MDKLFHTPLPELPTIDKQLGNIPQDVFFCTKCVTSNQRPRITFNDQGICSACQWHEEKETLDWNERERMLVELLDKHRSKNGQFDCLVPSSGGKDSGFVAHMLKYRYGMNPLTVTWSPFMYTDIGFRNFNNMIHTGFDNIQFTPNGIFHRKLSRISFECNGDNFDPFVYGQKSFVFNIAIRFNIPLIFYGENGDLEYGGSMHSKNKSHEDISDWTNTYFKGSGVQNLVSIGLENGIFTKDEIARQNTEFYRAPDPEQVNKLGAEMHWFSFYKKWIPQENYYYCVENTGFETNTERSEGTYTKYASLDDKTDGFHYYMGYIKFGMGRTTRDASMEIRNKHITREEAVALVNKYDGEYPNKHLEDFCRYIDISKEHLDAVIDKFRPIHLWEKVDNVWRLKHSVA
- a CDS encoding class I SAM-dependent methyltransferase produces the protein MKETVKKAVRALTVVSTVLAYPFTAAFFWVNRWVLDNDFVLRQYPRLGKPSYWAVPFVAFYHLVGIIHSGFKASYSNYAIKQYHRLTPLHYAPGGRGYLSLKDLSEAEKTEKYQSLVSRASMVLDKAGMLALYRDGDSFLDAGCGMGKNIRFLSQAYPNSKITGFDINESALDLIKSAEKNPNVTVEKGSILEPAYMASLPANGFDHVIMSHVMGFICVENEKVTAEIRQSIVDNLVRVANKSFLLLDSHSSCKAMTVEIEQKNRCRIYDNLTRYFEKHLNTGELYLVPSPETTGFYYVKR